The segment TCATATGGGCCACTGCCTGCTCTGTGAAGGAATAGGCTCTGGCCTCGACACCATCGTTTTTCTTTTCAATCTCAGTGATGGTTTCCGAAAGCGAGGACTTCGCATCTCCGATTTCGAGCTCCTTGTAGCGCTCCTTCAACACGTCATAAACCGTCTTTATAACTTTGGCGGATGCCGTAATACCAAGACGCGGAAACTCGACATGAACCGTATCACAGAGATTCACCCTCTCGAGTGGCGCAAGGTTCTTATACTGTTCGGTCTGATGCAGTGGCGTAAAGCGAACCGTGATACTGACAGAGGGCGTGTTCAGCTCATGGGAGCTGACATACTCCGCCGCAAGCGCATCGATCTTTTCTTTGGAGATCACCGAATCCGAATCCCGGAACGAATCCGAGAGATCGAGATTGAACACCCGCGGGTAGGTCGCATCGCTGAGGGTAATCAGGGTTCCGACCGTTGTGGTTCCGTTGGTGTCGCTGGCATAGGGAAGGACGGCATTGAAGCACTTCTCCAGATTTTCCTCCTGCCGGATATCCGTTAAATTCTTGCCATAACGGATCGTCACATTGCGATCCTGTCCCCGCTTGGCATGCAGATGCACCTGCAGGTTATCCCATTCGTATTCCCCGCCAAAGGTGTCAAGGAGAGACCCTTCGTATCCGCCAAGACAACCGCGGAACGACTTCGGTGCCTTTAATTCAAATACGGAGGTTGTGTTTTCGATATCCGTATCGATCGTAAAGGGTGTGGAAACGGCGAGATTTGCCAGTAACTTCGCACAGGTGTTCACAGCACCCGTGGACGTGAAGGGAAGCACTGATGCTTTGGAAAGATCGTAGCTGATATGCCGGCATTGAAAGGTAACAATGCCGTTCAGCGGCTTGGAACAGGCGTAGATACGGAAGATCTGGCTGTGATCGCTGTCACCGGCTTTTAAACGAAGCAGGCCGCCGAGATGCAGGTCCTTGTAGTGGCGGGCATTCACCGGTACCTTCAATTCCGCCTCATAGAGTCCGTTGCGTTCTTCGCTCACCGTACAGGACACACATTCTTTCAGCCGCCCTAAGCCGTTGGTATGATCATCCACGAGTAATTTGAGGTCTTTGGAATCATCGAGAATCATTGGAATCATAGCGTGTACCACCTTCCCTGAATTGTGACTTCCATGCCTTCCGGTTTGACGATGCCGTTCTCTCCGGGATGAAGAAGGGGAAATTCCCCCGAGGCCAGAATCACGCAACTGTTCCGGTTTTCTGTTCCTTCGTAGACATCCTCCATCCCGCTGTCGATCGTCAGCGTGCCGGAATTGGACTGAATCGTGATTGTGTCCGATCCGATTTTCAGCTCGCCATTTCCTTTGACCGTGATTAACGGACGGGATGAAAACAGGGTCGGATTGGTGAGCGTTAAAGTGGTAGCTGTGGAAGAAATCGTTATGCTGTTCTCCCCACTGAGCAGCCAGCGCTCAGGCTGACATGCAAAGACAAGTGTGAACCGGGCCGCCTTGTTTCCAGACGTAACATCCGGTTCCAATCCTCCGGCGTAAGCTGCCATCCGATATTCACTGGGATGGTAGGAATCTGTTAAACGGTGCTCACCGAAATCGGACAAAAGAAAAGCGCGCAGGGCGCTCAGATTTGAATCGAGATTCTTAACGATCGATGCCGGATAGGAAACACAGATTGGCTTGAAGCGGTGATTGCTGACAAGAAGCGATCCGTTTCGGCCCGGAACTTCAATTTCCTCATAGTCCACTTCCGGTGCTCCAAAGGTCCCGGTTCCCGAGATCCGAACCCCGAAGTCCAGCGAAGACCGTCCGTTATAGGTGAAATAATGGATCATTCAAACACCGCCTTTCTCTGCCCGATGCTGCGATTGAAACGGGACTCAACTTCCTGCGCCAGCTCCTGCACGCTCTGGCCCTCTGCTCCATAAACGTTGATATTCACATCGCCATAGGTATAGCTGATTCTCTCGGAATTGCCGGAAACTGGTCCGGCTGCTGCCATTGCCTGCGTGGATCGAAGCGAAGGAGAAACAACCATTTCGCTGGTAAGGGCCGCCATTGCATCGGTCACGACATCTTTGGAGCTGTTGATGCTTTCGGCCAGCCCGTTCATGAAGTCCGGCATCCATGTCATGTAATTGCGCAGCGGACCGACATCCGGACGGGAAAAATGCAGCCACGAGGTGATCGTCGAAGCGACGGAACTGACCGCCGACGTGACGGAACCGATCGCGTTCCGGATGCCATTGGCAATGCCGTGGATGATGTCGGAACCCCAGTGGAGAGCTTCGGAAGGAAGGCTCTTCACATAGTCAAATGCATGCATGAAACCGGTTTTGATCGTGTCCGCGATGGAAGATACCGTATTGCGGATGCCGTCTTTGATATTCGTGAAGATTTTCGAAACCGACGATCGCAATGAAGAGAGAATCGAAGTCACAGAGGACAGGATTCCATTCCAGATCGAGGAAAAGGTATCCGAAATTCCGGAAAGCACACCACTGAAGAAGGAACTCAGGGAATTCCACACGTTCTCAGCCGCTGCTTTGATGGAATCCCAGTTGTTGATCAGAAGCGCTCCAATGGCAATTGCACCTGCCACGGCTGCGATCACGATGCCAATCGGGCCGGTGAGTGCCGTGAACACTGTTCCCAGCGCCGGTAAGAATCCTGCCAGTTTTGAGCCGATCGAAAGAAAGCTCCCGATCCCGGAAGAAATCGATCCGACTGCGGTAACGACATTTCCAATCGCAACGAGCATGGGTCCGACCAGTGCAGCGATCAGAGCGATCCTGACGATCAGATCCTGCATTTCCGGCAAGAGGCTGTTCCACCACGTGTTGAGGTCTTTCAATAACTGCGCCAGTTTCTCCAGCCCGGGAGCGAGTACCGTCATCAAAGAATTGCCGATATCGGCACCGGTCACTTTGAGCTGATTCATGGTCAGGGTGAACTGGTCAATTGGATCGAGTGTCGATTCAAAGGTTGAAGTGACACTTCCGGCATAGCCATCCAGCGAAGCCGTCATTTCCGTCAGATCCAGATTCCCGTCTTTGATCAGCTTGTAGACTGCTGCGCCGCTTTTTCCAAACAGATCATACGCAGCGTTCAGACCTTCTGTTTCACTGGAGGCTCCTGCAATCTGATTCTGCAGATTTGCCAGCGCATCCCCGAGTGATACCCCATCGCCAGCTGCGTTTTTTAACGCCCGTGTCAGGCTGCTCATGACGGAAGATGAATCAGCGCCGGACATTTCCAGCTTTCCCAGAAAACCTGCCGCCTGATCAATCCCGATTCCCAATTCATCGAAGGTTGCTGCATTGGTGATCAGAGCGGATTCCAGGGCGTCCATGGAGATGCCGGTCTGCTGACCGGTCAGATTCAAAACGTCGAGAACATCGCCTGCATCTGTAGCGGACAGGTTGAAGGCCTCCAGAATCTTCTGGGTCTGATCGATGGAAGTAGAAACATCGGTTCCGTTGATGGCCGCAAACTGAATGAATTGCGCCGAAAGGTCCTTGCAGGCCTGACCGGTTAAGCCAAGACGCGTATTGACTTCACCAACCGCTGCACCTGCCGTTTCAAAGTCCGTTGGAATCTCTAAGGCAAGCTCCTTCGCTGAATTCTGGAGGTCCTCTAACGCTGCTCCGGTCGCTCCGGTTTTGGTGACAACGATATCCATCCCGGCATCAACTTCGTTAAATGCGGCAAGTGACGCCGCGCCAACGGCTGCGATCGGGGCCGTTATCGATTTCGAGAGAGTTGATCCGGCATCGGTGATCTTTCCGCCGAGGTCCTTTAGTTTCTGCCCTGCGGCCTGAAACTGCTGGGAGGCGACGGAGCCGAAGGAATCTGCCTGTTTCTCCAGATCCTTTAACTTCTCTTTCGTCTCGATTACTTCCCGCTTTAAGGCGTTCATCTTATCGGTTGGAAAGTTCTTATCTTCCGCAGCCGCCTTTAACGCTTCTTCTTCCTGCTTCAGCTTTTCCTTGGTCTCTGCAATCGCATCATTCAGAAAGGATTGTTTCTGCTGCAGCAGTTCGGTATTGCCCGGGTCGAGTTTCAGCAGGCGGTTGACATCTTTTAATTCCGACTGGGTGTAGCTGATCTTCTTGTTAACATCCTGCAGGGCTTTCTGCAGGTTGAGCGTATCACCGCCAATCTCGACGGTAATCCCCTTGATCCTGTCTGCCATTAGTGACTCTCCTTTCTTCCGGGAATGAAAAAGCCCGCCGGATTGACGAGCGTAAGTCCGATCGTATTAACATAAGCCATTCGATGTGACTTCCTTGCATGCAGCGAATCGGAAAGTGTTTCATTCGCCATTCTATTGACCGGATATGGAAAATATGCTATATATTCTTTATAGGAAGAAGGGCGGTGGACTTCCCGATGAGGGGCTCTGGTAAAACAGAGTGATCTGCTTGCTCTTCTTCCTCATTTTTTTCTCTATGACGTGTCGAACGCCGTAGCGGAGAAAAAAATCTGCACGTATCATAAATATGGATCCTGCATAGGCCTGTATTTTAATGACAAATCAAGTATGATTTGATCATCTCCCGTACAGAAAGGATCATCATGTCAGGAAAGAAAACATTCTTCATTACTGTCATTGCCTTCCTTGTGGCGTGGTTTGTCATAAATGGCATTCTGTTAGCTGCAACCGGAAGAACCGGTGCTCAATGGATAGCCTCAATCATCCAGAGTATGAGAAGCTAGAAACAATTGCCAAAAGCTGTGTGCCAGCAGGCCGACCATGCCTTGCTTGCATTCAGCTTTTTGCGTGTTGCCTCATAGAAGGTTATTACATCCCTGACGTAGGTTCCTCCCTAAGTCTGACGGGATGAATCTTTTTCACCCTTTTGTTTCTCCTAGAATTTGTCCATATCGTCCTGCGAAGCGACAGCAGGATAGTCGTAGTCATCATTGTTCTTCTCGCAGTACATGTCGTTGACCATTCCAATGGTCAGAAGGTCAAGATCCGACAGGGAAAGGCCAAGCTCCACGCACCGCAGCAGAAACAGCGGGGTTGTCATTTCACGAGAAATGCTGTGCTGTTTTTTTTAGCTTCCACCTGGGTTTCTACATTCAGTCCCCACAGCTCGATCAACTGCGGCAGGATCTCGTAAATGGAAAACGTGCTGAACTGATCCAGCCAGTCTTCTACCGAACCTGGGACCGCAGGATCGGCATGGCGGGCCATGATGTAGGCGATATTCTCGAACACCTCAAGGGATGGAAGATCCAGTCCGGAATGCTCGGGTTTGGATTTTTTCATCGCTTTGTCCAAAGAAGCGATGTCCCGGTAGATATCGCGGCCAAACTGAATCCGGTAAAGGCGCGGGATGGCGGCAGAGGCTTTGAACTTCACCACTTTGCCGTCAATCGTGATTGTCTTTTCGAGACTCATGCGCCGGCACCTTCAGAAGTGTATGCTTCCGTGATCTTGGGAAGATACACGGATTTGTACCAGCTGGTATACGTAGCTTCTGCCGTGTCTGCCGTGGTCTTTGTCTTTACAAGGCCATCGGCTAACGGGCGCGCCTTCAGGGAGAGCGTTTCGGTTTTGACTTCCTTGGTCTCAGTATTGGTTGCGCCTTCAATGTTGGGACGCGATGCAGAACAGTTGTAGAGAACATGGCGAATCTTCTTCTGATCACCATCGAACTCAAACAGGAGTGCAAAGCTGCCGGTTTCGGCGTTGCTGTTCTCCACCAGCACACCATTGCTGTCCTTGACTTCCTTCAGGATCTCCGCGCGAAACTCATCCGGAATTAACGCGATCTCCAGATCACCGTCGTATCCCATCGAGTTATTCACAACGTAATACTGCACGCCATCCGCATAAAACGGATCCGGTTCCCCGTTGGGGCTGAGCGTTAACGACACCGCACCCGGCAGGGGATTCACAGTGCCATAGGTTGGCGTGCCATCCTCTCCAACGGTTAACGCTGCCCAGTGACAGTTGCAGAGGTTGTATTTGACTTTATTCGAACTCATGTTCAATCCTCCATTTGATAAAGCACTTCGTACAGAAGTTCCTCAGCGATCCATACTTCGCTTTTCTGATAAAAAAGGCCGTGCTTATTCAGCAGGGCCTCGATTGCAGATTCGGACTCCGGATCTTTCCGGTTTGTGTAGAGCTCCAGATGCACTTCGTCGATCGGATAGTACACAATCCCATCTGCTGCGAAGTTATCGGAGCCATTGAAGCGGTAAATCAGAAACGGCGGATCAGGTGTTTCACCTTCCGCAAAGTGGTCATACGCGGAAGGAAAACCTGTTTCTTCCGCCAGCGCCTTCAGGTCTTCAGCTTTCATTCCGGACTTTCTCCTTTAATGATTCCACCAGTTTCTTCTTGCCGGCTTCTTCTGCCGGCTGGATATGCGGCTTTCCTTCAACCCGTCCGCCATTACGTTTCGCGTGACCAAACTCCAGAAGGTGCGTTAACTGGTAGCGGTTTTTGGAGTGAACCACCAGATCCAGACTGGTACTGTTTTCGGCGATCTTCTTTACAGCCCAGCTCTTTTTATACCTGCCGGTACGAACAGGTGCGTTACGCGAGATGTCTTTGCGGCTTTCCTTTGCCGACTCCCGAAGGCTGTCTTTCATGTCCTTGGTGACGGAACCGGTGTATTTTTGAAGCTGTTCGTTGATCGCCTGATCCATTTCATCGATCGAAACCTTCCAGTTACCCATGGGAAGGCTCCTTCTCACAATGGAACTTCACTGCGTGTTTCCGGTAGTTCAGATGATCGACACCAAGGATGTTATACGGCGTGCCGTTTACAACGATCCGGTAATGGTCACTTGTCACCTGGGATGTCAGCGAATACCAGCGGACGGTCACAGAGAACGTATCACTTGGGATGGTCTGACCGGCGGTGTCCTTTTCGGTTCCGCTTTCCGATCCGATTGTTGCCCAGCAGGTAAAGGCATCATCCCAGAAGGTTCGATGATTGCCGTTCTTATCTGTGACAATATGAGCCTTCTGGAATGTAACGCGCTGATTTAAAGCGGCGATATCCATCAGAACACCGCCTTTCTCTCACCAAACAGCACCGCACGTAACATCAAAACTAACTGATGGTAGTCTGGGTCCTCACGGTTTTCAAAGAGATAGGCGACGGTGTACATGACGGCTGCACGGACCGCAGGAGTGTCTGCTAACACGCCATCGGTATCGGACCGCAGGATATCACCGCACAGAGCTTCCGCGCTTTGGATCATTGACGCGATCAGCGCATCTTCTTCATCTCCATCCACCCGCAAGTAGGTCTTCATTTCATCCAGTGAAACCGTCATTCCACCGCCTCCTTTCTATGCGATTCAATGCTCAGGCCGTTTTAACGCCAAGAAGCTGGACAGCCTCTGGCAGCACCAGCTTGCCATCAACGCGCTCCTTGGCCACGTAGCCCACCATTCCGTTACCGGCAAACAGCTCACGGAGTTCCTGCAGGGAGCGTACACCACGGTCGCCAATGTTGTAGTAAGAGAAGTCGCCAAAGGCGATACAGTTCTTACCGGCTTCCAGCCCGGGGCAGTAGGCCGACGTCAGAACCTCGTAGCCGCACAGGCGATCCGGTTCTCCTGCCGTATAAGAAGGCTGCCAGATATATGCCTGATTGGCATCCTTCAGCTTGCGAAGCACGGCAAGCGTCTGATCGTTCAGGATGAACTTTGCGCTCTTGCGGTACGGACGCTTCAGGGAGTAGATCAGTGTCAGGATGTCGTCGGTTGAAATCTTCGCCGTATCCAGCGTGACGGCCTTCTGTCCACCGCCGTTGGCAGCGAAAATACCCAGCGGCTTGCCTTTGCCATCGCCATTGAGGAAGGCATCTTCTTCCGCGTTACCGATTGCCTTGCCAAACTGATCGATGATTTAGCTTTCCAGATTGAAGGCGTTATCGTAGAGCAGTTCTTCGGTGATCTTGATTGCCACATGGAGCTTGTGCGCATCGAGGACGATCTGATCGAAGGTGGCTTCGCCAAACGTCAGCGCCTGTCCTTCTTCAATCCATGCCGCAGCAGGCTTCGTTGCGGCAATGTTGATCTTATGCTCGCCAGAGGTCGTGATGGTCGTCGCAAGGCCACGGAAGATATTTTCTTCGCCCAGCTTGTCAATCAGACGGGAGTCCCATTCCTCCGGGACCAAATAGCCGCCATTGGCGTCGTTGCCTTCTTCCAGCACGTCGGATACCTGACGGAATCCGGTACGCATGGAAGTCAGCATGGCTGTGGCATACGCGTGCGAAGCGCGACCTTTCTTTTCCAGTGCGGCATGCACATCCACGCAGGGCTTGCCAGTTAACGGGGACGAGGTCGGTTTCGACAGCTGATCGTCTATGGCTGCCTGCCGGTTCAGACGGTCGATCTCTGTCGTGTAATCGGTGATTTCCTTCTCCATGCGATCGTAGGTTTCACCATCTTCTGTGGAAAGAAGGCCATCGCTGTTGCGGTGCGCGTCGAGGAAGGCCTTGGCTGCTTCCCACGCCTTTGCGCGCTTGTTGATAAGTTCCTGTACGTTCATTGTCTTTTCCTCCTTGTGTTAAATGAACTGTTTCATCAGATCGAGACGCTTTTCGAGATCCTCGATACGGTATTTCGTTTGGATTGGTTCTGGAGCAGACGGGTGCTCTTTGACGTAATCACACAGCTTCCGGTTGATCGCCGCTGCGATCTGATAGCGGGAGAACAGCATACCGACAGCGGATTCGCTCTCCTGTCCGTTCGTGTTCTGGTCGCTGTCCTGATCACCGTTGGAATCTGGTTCACTTTTTGGTGACGGAGCAGAGCCATACAGCTCGTCCCGGCTGATCACGCCGTCTGCGAAATGAAGCTCTACCGCCTTGCCGGCGTTCATCCATGTTTCCTCATCCATCAGCTTCGAGAGCTTGTTGCGCGACAGGCCGGTTTTGGTCTGATAGGCATTGATGATGGATTCCTTAACTTCATCCAGCATCCGGATCGCTTTCTGCATTTCTGCACTGTCTCCCATGGCGATGGTGCTCGGATTGTGGATCATGAGCATCGAGACAGGCGAAACAAGCACTTCATCCCCGGCCATCGCGATGACCGATGCCGCGCTCGCCGCAAGGCCATCGACCTTGACCGTGACCTTTCCTTTGTAGTTCCGCAGCATGTTGTAGATTTCTGCGGCCGCAAAGCAATCCCCGCCGGGACTGTTGATCCAGACGGTGATGTCGCCGCTTCCACTTTCCAGATCCGATCGAAAAAGAGCCGGGCTGACCTCATCGTCAAACCACGACTCTTCCGCGATTGTTCCATTCAGAAATAACGTCCTTTCT is part of the Galactobacillus timonensis genome and harbors:
- a CDS encoding phage tail tape measure protein, producing MADRIKGITVEIGGDTLNLQKALQDVNKKISYTQSELKDVNRLLKLDPGNTELLQQKQSFLNDAIAETKEKLKQEEEALKAAAEDKNFPTDKMNALKREVIETKEKLKDLEKQADSFGSVASQQFQAAGQKLKDLGGKITDAGSTLSKSITAPIAAVGAASLAAFNEVDAGMDIVVTKTGATGAALEDLQNSAKELALEIPTDFETAGAAVGEVNTRLGLTGQACKDLSAQFIQFAAINGTDVSTSIDQTQKILEAFNLSATDAGDVLDVLNLTGQQTGISMDALESALITNAATFDELGIGIDQAAGFLGKLEMSGADSSSVMSSLTRALKNAAGDGVSLGDALANLQNQIAGASSETEGLNAAYDLFGKSGAAVYKLIKDGNLDLTEMTASLDGYAGSVTSTFESTLDPIDQFTLTMNQLKVTGADIGNSLMTVLAPGLEKLAQLLKDLNTWWNSLLPEMQDLIVRIALIAALVGPMLVAIGNVVTAVGSISSGIGSFLSIGSKLAGFLPALGTVFTALTGPIGIVIAAVAGAIAIGALLINNWDSIKAAAENVWNSLSSFFSGVLSGISDTFSSIWNGILSSVTSILSSLRSSVSKIFTNIKDGIRNTVSSIADTIKTGFMHAFDYVKSLPSEALHWGSDIIHGIANGIRNAIGSVTSAVSSVASTITSWLHFSRPDVGPLRNYMTWMPDFMNGLAESINSSKDVVTDAMAALTSEMVVSPSLRSTQAMAAAGPVSGNSERISYTYGDVNINVYGAEGQSVQELAQEVESRFNRSIGQRKAVFE
- a CDS encoding major tail protein — encoded protein: MSSNKVKYNLCNCHWAALTVGEDGTPTYGTVNPLPGAVSLTLSPNGEPDPFYADGVQYYVVNNSMGYDGDLEIALIPDEFRAEILKEVKDSNGVLVENSNAETGSFALLFEFDGDQKKIRHVLYNCSASRPNIEGATNTETKEVKTETLSLKARPLADGLVKTKTTADTAEATYTSWYKSVYLPKITEAYTSEGAGA
- a CDS encoding HK97 gp10 family phage protein, which translates into the protein MGNWKVSIDEMDQAINEQLQKYTGSVTKDMKDSLRESAKESRKDISRNAPVRTGRYKKSWAVKKIAENSTSLDLVVHSKNRYQLTHLLEFGHAKRNGGRVEGKPHIQPAEEAGKKKLVESLKEKVRNES
- a CDS encoding phage head closure protein, whose translation is MDIAALNQRVTFQKAHIVTDKNGNHRTFWDDAFTCWATIGSESGTEKDTAGQTIPSDTFSVTVRWYSLTSQVTSDHYRIVVNGTPYNILGVDHLNYRKHAVKFHCEKEPSHG
- a CDS encoding head-tail connector protein: MTVSLDEMKTYLRVDGDEEDALIASMIQSAEALCGDILRSDTDGVLADTPAVRAAVMYTVAYLFENREDPDYHQLVLMLRAVLFGERKAVF
- a CDS encoding head maturation protease, ClpP-related, which translates into the protein MNPNRKFWKWVTNEVPVPGKPEETSEERTLFLNGTIAEESWFDDEVSPALFRSDLESGSGDITVWINSPGGDCFAAAEIYNMLRNYKGKVTVKVDGLAASAASVIAMAGDEVLVSPVSMLMIHNPSTIAMGDSAEMQKAIRMLDEVKESIINAYQTKTGLSRNKLSKLMDEETWMNAGKAVELHFADGVISRDELYGSAPSPKSEPDSNGDQDSDQNTNGQESESAVGMLFSRYQIAAAINRKLCDYVKEHPSAPEPIQTKYRIEDLEKRLDLMKQFI